In Ananas comosus cultivar F153 linkage group 7, ASM154086v1, whole genome shotgun sequence, the sequence ATTTCAATCAATTAGTAAAATTCTGATACGGTATTCCAATACTGGTGATGGCTATAACTTGAATTAGATGATCAGTATCATGATTTCCAAGCATACTAATATGCTGCTTTAAAGGTGTAGTTTGGCACTTCGCGAAACCCCTTTTGTGCAGATTTCACTTCTTAGCAACGAAGGATTCCTCTGTTTTGGATTTTACGACATTTGTTTTACTGTTTACATTTGTTTTACTGTTTTGGTATCATTCTTAGGATCAGTGAGCCAAATGTAATATGTGGGCTCATTATCTACTCAAGTCGTTGTTGGTATTTTCACAAATTTTTACACGAAATGGGTTGACGATTGATATCTGTCTCCTTTTTCTGATGGAGAAACGCATATAGTGCTATCATTGTCTATggtctgtttttttttttttttccgtttcaaAAGCTGCTTATGCACTGTTGCTTCAACGAATATCTAAGATTAGATCAGGTTTTCCGAATCTATTTCGTATGCATGCGTGCTGTTCGCACGTAGCACCTGCCATGATGCTTTCAACGAATCATTAATTAAAACGTTTGTTATTGTTGATTTCGTGTGTAGTAATACAAACAAAGTTGAAACAAGAAAAGCTCTGAATGAAGGCTCTCCAGTTCTAGTTTCATTTTTTTGctgcaaaacaaaaaaactgcTGGATGGTCCACATAAACATTTACACAGCACTATCCAAAGTTGAACTAGAACCTAGATAAGAGTTACAGAGAACGCAAAACAGTTCATCCATCTTTCTGATTCCCAAAATTCATGCCAGTTCTAGTATTATACTCCGTCTGCATCCAAACCTGCAAACAACAATTCACAGGCCATTCAGATTTAGTGGATATGCAtcaaaattaagaagaaaaatatatatatatggaaaatcAACAGACCGCAAGGAACTTCGGCTATGGCAAAATCATTTGTGCCGGGATANAAAAAAAAGAGAGTCAGTTTCACggtttttatccttttttttctcgacagaaaaatggaaaaaaaaagaaaaaagaaaaaagaaaaaaaaaaaagaggaggaaccgaaaaaaaaaacaaagcaaaaggGGAAGCACCTTTTCATTCCCCTTCCTTCCCTGGGGAAGCTTCGTCCTCTTCATCGGAGGATTCCTCCGCCGCCGTGGGTGCCGGTGCCTCTTCTTCGAATCCGCCGGCCATCTCGCACAGCACCTCCCATACGTCGTCCGGAACGGGCACCACCGAGAGCCGCGGCTGCCGCAGCAGCGCGAACCCCTTCATGATCTCCTTCGCCTCCCCCGCCGCCTTCTCCCTGATGTCCCTGAGCTCCACGGGGCGCCGCATCTCCCCCACCGCGCGCACGTCCACCGCGCCCCCCTCCGCCCCGTCCGCGTACCACGGCCTGGCGACCTCGACGACGCCGACGATGCGGCGCTCGGAGGGGCGGCGACCGGAGTGGTAGAAGAAGCAGCGGTCGCCGGCGCGCATCGACATCATGTGCTTGACGGCCTGGCGGTTGCGCACGCCGTCCCACGCCGCCACGCCGCCGCTCGACGACACCTGCTCCTCCCACGACCACTCTGACGGCTCCGTCTTCAACAACCAGTACCTCCGACGCTGCTTCCCCATCTCGCTTCCCCCTTCCCACACCCTCCCTCCGCGCACCTTCTAGAGggacctttctttttcttttttcttttttcttttttcttttttcgtggGGTTTGTTTCTTGGGGGGGCGTTTTGGGAACGGACGCGCAGATGAGATTTGGCGGGCGGGAAATTGGGCATATGGCAGCAAACCGGGGTTGCGTGAGAGACGGTTCGTACGGGAAGAGAGGGGGTAGTAACTGCGATTAGACCTATTACAAATGCGTCTGTTCGATCGTCCATATCACTCACGCTATATGCTGCAGGTGTTGTCAGAATAAGTTGCAGAAAGTAAGAAATGTAAATGGGTACACGGTTATATGAGCGCAGAGCGACGCTGAACTCCCAAACCGTGAACTAGACTTTGTAAGTTGGACTACCGCCCTAATTTGGTAGAGCTCAACAAAACAGCAACCGAATTTCCGCTCCGGCATTACAGATACTCCCTTAGATGAACCAGTACAAAAGAGAAGAGAGTCAGACCTCACCGATGCTCAACAGATGTAGGAGCTCTGTTGAATGCGTCGAGCATCTGACAAGTTCATATGGGGTAAGATATAGTACAGTTCGCCGAACTAAGAATGTGATAGCTCATCTCAGattgaaaaggaaaatcaaTGAATTGCTAAATACTCTTTCATTCTTCTAGGAGCTGCTCAATCTCATTAAACGCATCGGCTGGTACTATTTCGTTGTGACGGCTGATTCCTGTTTGTTTGTAGAAATCATCCTTCTGGGCCTCCCATTGTTCCACAATACTCTCCACTGTGTCACAAGCCGTTTTCTCGTTTTCATTAATATGTAGAACATCCTCGACCTCCGCTGCTGGGCTAGCCTCTATCgacagaaaaaggaaaaaatgattATGCAAAAAACAACCATAATGACAGAGCATAGGCAATAGAATTTctacagaaaaaaaattcaacgaAATTATATGACTGCTAAAATACAAAAAGCAGTGATTAACAACTAAAAAACAATGCAGTGGACCATAACAAGAAGAAAAGTATACAATGCATGGGTgtcatattagatattatcagCAAATATGGTTAATTCTTTGACTCAGTTGCTATTTTCCGATCAACACGTCACTATTTTAATGATAATTGAGTAACCTAGTGGAAGTGGCAGAAGCAGCAACGTCACATCCCATTTATCCATCAGTACAAAAGGAGAAATCTGTAACAATACTAGGCAGCTAAAGCTATCCTTCATCAAGCAAGATGTGTATGAACAACATCGTAACACAAATCAATAATAAACACCAAAAgacaaggagaaaaaaaaaaaaaaaaNaaaaaaaacttcaaatatcatccatggtttcacactttctcattttagtaccttgtggtttaaaatgtatcaatttagtatcttgtgattttattttgatctttttcttatcgattttactaatttttttcgttaaattagtgacaaagttaaaattaaagggtatttaaatgaatattcgataaacttaggtacggtatctaaaatttttttttatataatttaataaaatattaacgaaaaagctgacgaaaatattaaaatgaaacaatagaacactaacttgatacagtttaaaccacatgatactaaattgagaaagtgcgaaacaacgtatttgaagtttacccaaaaaaaaaaaaaataccctttAGATGTCTTAGAAACACAGAGCAGTTATTATTCTGGAGCAAATACAGCTATAAGTTCAGCTACATTGTAACTTACCCTATGCCCACATTAGGCCAAGCCACAGAGATAAAAAGAATCC encodes:
- the LOC109712656 gene encoding thymocyte nuclear protein 1; translation: MGKQRRRYWLLKTEPSEWSWEEQVSSSGGVAAWDGVRNRQAVKHMMSMRAGDRCFFYHSGRRPSERRIVGVVEVARPWYADGAEGGAVDVRAVGEMRRPVELRDIREKAAGEAKEIMKGFALLRQPRLSVVPVPDDVWEVLCEMAGGFEEEAPAPTAAEESSDEEDEASPGKEGE